A region from the Triticum aestivum cultivar Chinese Spring chromosome 3D, IWGSC CS RefSeq v2.1, whole genome shotgun sequence genome encodes:
- the LOC123075123 gene encoding gibberellin 20 oxidase 3 has product MATLVFDAAVRSRKDDIPPQFVWPADEAPSVDGVEEIVVPVVDLAGFLAGDGSADAGGLRDLAAACEKHGFFQVVNHGVDPALLAKAYRCCDAFYAMPLAEKQRAQRRLGENHGYAGSFVGRFGSKLPWKETMSFNCSAAPEGARKVVDYFVGVLGEEFRYMGEVWQEYCDEMTRLALDVTDVLAACLGLGRGSLRGFFAGDDSLMRLNRYPPCQQPHLTLGTGPHHDPASLTLLHQDDVGGLEVFTGGAWRAVRPRSDAFVVNIGDTFSALTNGRHISCLHRAVVNSSLARRSLTFFLNPQLDRPVAPPTELLAIDGRPRAYPGFTWREFLEFTQKHYRSDWRTLDAFAAWINQGRKG; this is encoded by the exons ATGGCCACTCTCGTGTTCGACGCGGCGGTCCGGAGCCGGAAGGACGACATCCCGCCGCAGTTCGTCTGGCCAGCTGACGAGGCCCCGTCCGTCGACGGCGTGGAGGAGATCGTCGTCCCTGTCGTTGACCTCGCCGGGTTCCTGGCGGGTGACGGCAGCGCTGACGCTGGCGGCCTCCGTGACCTCGCCGCAGCGTGCGAGAAGCACGGGTTCTTCCAGGTCGTGAACCACGGCGTGGACCCGGCGCTGCTCGCCAAGGCGTACCGGTGCTGCGACGCCTTCTACGCGATGCCCCTCGCCGAGAAGCAGCGCGCGCAGCGGCGCCTCGGCGAGAACCACGGGTACGCCGGCAGCTTCGTGGGGCGGTTCGGCAGCAAGCTCCCCTGGAAGGAGACCATGTCCTTCAACTGCTCCGCCGCGCCGGAGGGCGCCCGCAAGGTCGTCGACTACTTCGTCGGCGTCCTCGGCGAGGAGTTCCGTTACATGGG AGAGGTGTGGCAGGAGTACTGCGACGAGATGACACGCCTGGCGCTGGACGTCACAGACGTCCTGGCGGCGTGCCTGGGCCTCGGCCGCGGCTCGCTGCGCGGCTTCTTCGCCGGCGACGACTCCCTGATGCGGCTGAACCGCTACCCGCCGTGCCAGCAGCCTCACCTGACGCTGGGCACGGGCCCGCACCACGACCCGGCGTCGCTGACGCTGCTCCACCAGGACGACGTCGGCGGGCTGGAGGTGTTCACCGGCGGCGCGTGGCGTGCCGTGCGGCCCCGGAGCGACGCCTTCGTGGTCAACATCGGCGACACCTTCTCCGCGCTCACCAACGGGCGCCACATCAGCTGCCTCCACCGCGCCGTCGTCAACAGCAGCCTGGCCCGCAGGTCGCTGACCTTCTTCCTCAACCCGCAGCTGGACCGCCCCGTCGCGCCGCCGACCGAGCTGCTCGCCATTGACGGCCGCCCGCGCGCGTACCCAGGCTTCACTTGGCGTGAATTCCTCGAGTTCACGCAGAAGCACTACCGCTCTGACTGGAGGACCCTGGATGCCTTCGCCGCTTGGATCAATCAGGGCCGCAAAGGCTAG
- the LOC123080072 gene encoding selenoprotein F, protein MVRSPSVAAAFAVLLLCLSGLSRGAERLGARECEELGFTGLALCSDCNALAEFVKDQELVDDCRKCCTEDSDDSISKLVYSGAIIEVCMRKLVFYPEVVGFLEEDKDAFPYVESRYAYGSPPKLIMLDDKGEQKETIRIDNWKREHIRQFLTEKVKPAKSET, encoded by the exons ATGGTTCGATCTCCGTCCGTAGCGGCGGCCTTCGccgtgctcctcctctgcctctccgGCCTCTCCCGCGGCGCCGAGCGGCTCGGGGCGAGGGAGTGCGAGGAGCTGGGGTTCACCGGCCTCGCCCTCTGCTCCGACTGCAACGCGCTCGCCGAGTTCGTcaaggaccaag AGTTAGTGGATGACTGTCGTAAATGTTGCACGGAGGATTCAGATGATTCTATCAGCAAG CTTGTATACTCCGGGGCAATTATCGAAGTATGCATGAGAAAGCTGGTGTTTTATCCAGAAGTTGTTGGCTTCCTTGAAGAGGATAAAGATGCCTTCCCTTATGTAGAATCTCGGTATGCTTATGGCTCTCCACCAAAGCTCATAATGCTTGACGACAAGGGTGAACAGAAGGAGACTATAAG GATTGACAACTGGAAGCGTGAGCATATTCGGCAATTTCTCACAGAGAAGGTGAAGCCGGCGAAATCAGAGACCTGA